From one Meles meles chromosome 18, mMelMel3.1 paternal haplotype, whole genome shotgun sequence genomic stretch:
- the PPY gene encoding pancreatic prohormone: MPAAHRCLSLLLLSACTALLLRPRLGARAAPLEPVYPGDNATPEQMAQYAAELRRYINMLTRPRYGKRDREETLDILEWGSPHAAGPRDLSPMDL, from the exons aTGCCCGCTGCCCACCgctgcctctccctgctgctcctgtcTGCCTGCACGGCTCTGTTGCTGCGGCCACGGCTTGGGGCCCGGGCAGCCCCGCTGGAGCCAGTGTACCCCGGGGACAATGCCACACCAGAGCAGATGGCCCAGTATGCAGCTGAGCTCCGCAGATACATCAACATGCTGACCAGGCCCAG GTAtgggaaaagagacagagaagaaacacTGGACATCCTGGAGTGGGGCTCCCCCCATGCAGCTGGCCCCAG GGACCTCAGCCCGATGGACTTGTGA